The Labrys wisconsinensis nucleotide sequence GCCCTCGAAGCGCTCCAGCGCGTCCCGGAGCTCGTCCAGGGTCTGCGCAGCCTGGGCCAGGTCGCGCGCCGCCAGCTCCACCGCGTCCGGCGCCGTGGTCAGCAGCGCCGGGGCCGGCGCGGCCGGCCGTGGCCGCGGCCCGGCGGCGGGTGCCGCCATCGGCGCGCGCGGAACCGCCGGCACCGCCTGGAGGGCTGGGGCTGCGGCCGGCGCGGCGGCAGTGCCAGCGGCGAGTGCCACGGCAGTGCCAGCGGCAAGTGCCGCGGCGGTGCTCTCGGCAAAGCGGTCGACCGGCTCGTCCGCCACCGCCACGTCCACGCCCATCTCGGCATACCAGCGCAGCAGCGCCTCGGCCGCGGGAAGGGGGGCGGGAGCATCGGTCATGGCAAGGATGTAATACGCTCTCGTCGCCGATAGAAGGCCGAAAACCGTATGCGCGGCATCGGATGGGCAGGGCTCATTTCGGCACGAAGTAGAACTCGTTCGTCAGCCGGGACAGGCGCTCGGGCTCCTGCTGCTGGTTGGTCTTGGCCTCGACCGCCACGCTGACGCGCTTCATCAGCGTCTCGATTTCGACGCCCGGCGTCGCCACGTTCTCCAGGAAGGCCTCGGTGAAGGGGCTGTTGCGCCCGGTGCCGTCGGCGGCGGTGCTGTCGGGCTGGGTGGCGAACACCACCAGCGTGTTGGGTGCGCCGAGCTCGACGCGGGCGAGGCCGCGGGTGTCGGCGAAGCCGCGCTGCGTGGCCTTCAGCCGGGTCTTGAGGGCATCGGCCATCGGATTGTTGCGGCAGGCGTCGAGGAAGACCAGCGTGGTCTTGGCCCGCGACTGCACCTCGCCGAGCAGGGTCTGCAGCGACAGGTTGGAGGTGCGCACGTCGATGACGCTGTCGACGCTGGCATCGACGGGCATCAGCCAGTTCTCGCCGTCGATCTGCATGGCGTGGCCGGAATAGTAGATCAGGGCCACGTCCGCGCCCTGGGCCTTCGCTGCGAAGAAGGAGACATCCTCCGCGAAGTCCCGCAGCTTCAGGTCGTCGCCGCGGAACACTTCGAAGCCGAGCTGGGCCAGCTTGGTCGAGACATCCGCGGCGTCGTTGACCGGGTTGGCCAGGGCGCCGATGCTGTAGCCGGAATTGCCGATGACCAGCGCGACGCGGCGCTGTACGGCGCCCTGGGCCACCGGCGGGGCCGGCGCGGCGAGGGCCGCTTGCTGCGGCGCGGGAGTTGGCGTGGCGACGGGCTGCTCGAGGGCTGCGGTCTGCACGGGCGCGGAGAGGACCGGCGTCGCGGCCAGCTGCGCGGCGGCGGCCTGCTGCTGGATCTGAGCCTGCAACTGGAGGATGGCCCGTTGCTGAGCCTGAGCCTGAGCCTGAGCTTGGGCCTGGGCCTGGGCTTGAGCCTGAGCTTGGGCTTGGGCCTGTGCTTGCCGCGCGGCGAGCGCCCATTGCCTGGCGACCTCCTGCTGCCTGGCGATCTCCTGCAGGCGAAGGATCTCCTGCTGCCTGGCGATCTCCTGCTGCCTGGCGATCTCCTGCTGCCTGGCGATCTCCTGCTGCCTGGCGATCTCCTGCTGCCTGGCGATCTCCTGCCGCCTGGCGATCTCCTGCTGCCTGGCGATCTCCTGCTGGCGGGCAATCTCTTGCAGCCGTGCGATCTCCCGCAGCCGTGCGATCTCCTGCAGCCGTGCGATTTCCTGCAGCCTGGCGATCTCGCGGCGCCTGGCGGCGGCCCGTTGCTGTTCGGCGAAGGCATTGCCCGGATCGAACAGCGGCGGCCCGTCCGGGCTCCTGCCGAATCGGGGTGATGCATCGAAGCGGGGCGACCGGTCGAAGGATCGCGGGCCATTGAAGGCTGCCCGGTTGAAGCCCCGCCGGAGGTCGAATTGCCCCGACGACTCGAAGCCGCGCGACCGGTCAGCGAAGCCCTGATGCGTGGCCGGACCGGCTGTCTCGGCCTGGGCCAGGCCCGCGAGCAGTGCCGCGCCGGCGAACGCTGCCGCACCGAAGAGACGCTGAAGGGTCCAACGCATGGTGCTGTTCCCGGAGATTGTTCGGGAGACATTGGCGCAGCGGCACCCGCGCTGCCGTGCCGATCGGCACAGGGATCGCTGTGGCGGGCGATGCAAGCGAGCAAGGCCGCCCGGCGATGGCGGCCGGCTGCGTTAACCGCGTCTCAAGGTTAATCGTTGATCAATGGGCGCCTGTCCGCCGGCCCCGGGGGCCGGCACCCCGATGTAGGCGTTGCGTCATGGTTGCGTCGCGTTGGTCCGCCGTTTGTGCGCTTGTCGCTCCGACCCTGATGGTCGGCAGCGTCCTCCTGTGGCAGCGCGCGAACCCGGCGGCTCCGTTCCTTCCCGAGCCGGCCTCCGCGGCCCGGCCCGCCGCCCAGCCGACGCCGCGCCAGGCGCTGCTCTCGGCCGGCACCACCCGCATCATCCGCGCCGGCGTGTTTCAGATGCCGTCGCTGAACCTGGCCGACCTCGCCGTCGGGCCCCTGACCGCGCCGTCGGCGGAGAGCCTGGGCCGCCGCGCCGCCGCCCCGGCCTGCCGCGACGCTGCCGTGCCGCTGGACTTCCGGCCGGATCCGGAAGGCCGCACCTCCTGCCTGGTGCGCCAGGCGGCCCTGGAG carries:
- a CDS encoding caspase family protein; the protein is MRWTLQRLFGAAAFAGAALLAGLAQAETAGPATHQGFADRSRGFESSGQFDLRRGFNRAAFNGPRSFDRSPRFDASPRFGRSPDGPPLFDPGNAFAEQQRAAARRREIARLQEIARLQEIARLREIARLQEIARQQEIARQQEIARRQEIARQQEIARQQEIARQQEIARQQEIARQQEILRLQEIARQQEVARQWALAARQAQAQAQAQAQAQAQAQAQAQAQAQQRAILQLQAQIQQQAAAAQLAATPVLSAPVQTAALEQPVATPTPAPQQAALAAPAPPVAQGAVQRRVALVIGNSGYSIGALANPVNDAADVSTKLAQLGFEVFRGDDLKLRDFAEDVSFFAAKAQGADVALIYYSGHAMQIDGENWLMPVDASVDSVIDVRTSNLSLQTLLGEVQSRAKTTLVFLDACRNNPMADALKTRLKATQRGFADTRGLARVELGAPNTLVVFATQPDSTAADGTGRNSPFTEAFLENVATPGVEIETLMKRVSVAVEAKTNQQQEPERLSRLTNEFYFVPK